The Castanea sativa cultivar Marrone di Chiusa Pesio chromosome 4, ASM4071231v1 sequence TTATTGTGGTGTAGTTTATATGGGATCTTATTCTAGGGTTAAGgctcatttgttaaaaattccTAATAAAGGAATTAAACCGTGCCCTAAGGTGACACCGAGTCATAGGCCGGAAATGCAAGAAATGTATGATAAAGTTGAGAATGATAAGTTAGAGAGGAACGGAGAAGTCAAATCCTTTACCCCCACCTCCCTGTGCCGTGGGCCTATACCTATTTCCCAATTTCGGAGACATGAAAGGAGTGATAGTACAAATCCGATTGATGGTAAAGAGGAGGAAGGTGGTCTGTAAATAATACTTTGAGAAAGCATACCgtaataatgctagacatgaGTTGGATAGTACAATTGCTAGGATGTTTTACACCGCCGGGCTTCCGTTTAACTTTGCAAGGAACCCATATTATCGTAATTCCTATGCATATGCCGCTACTCATAGCATTCCGGTTATGTTCCTCCCGGATACAATGCTTTGagaacaacacttttgcaaaAGAAAGAGCTCATGTTGAAGgacttttgaaaccaattaaggaCTTTTGGCTTGAACATGGTGTAAGTATAGTTTCCGATGGATGGTCCGATCCACAAAGGAggcctcttattaatattatggctGTATCGTATGGGGGTCCAAAGGTTTATAAAGGCAATTGATGGGTCGTGTGAATTCAAAGACAAACATTATATTGCTGGGGTGTTGAAGGATGCTATAAAAGAGATTGGACATGAAAAAGTTGTCCAAGTCATCACCGATAATGCTAGTGTGATGAAGGTCATTGGATCTCTTATTGAAAGTGagtatcctaaaatattttggacacccCGCGTTGTCCACACTCTCAATCTagctttgaagaatatttgtgcAAAGAAAAAACACCgaaaagaatgaagttacatatgaggaatgtagttggattacacgtattggtgatgatgcatccttcatacgtgtttttatcatgaaccattcaatgaggttggcaatgtttaatgaattttgtccattaaaatCCGCTCCAAGTTGCCGATACTAGATTTGCTTCAGCTTGTTGTAATGCTAAAaaggttgaagttgataaaaagatgcCTTCAAGCCATGGCTATTAGTGACCAATGGGCTTCTTATAGGGAGGATGATGTTGGAAAAGCTCAAAAAGTGAAAGATCCGATTCTAAGTGATCTTTGGTGGGATAATATTGATTATATCCTTGAATTCACAAGacctatttatgatatgctACGAATGGCCGACACAGTATAAGCCTTGTCTTCATCTTATGTATGAAATGTGGGATTCAATGATGAGAAGGTGAAAGCAACAATATATCGGCACGAAGGCTTGGAAGATGATCGCATTGCtcattttggagtgtggtgtatGATATACTCATTGATCGATGGACTAAAAACTCGTACACCACTACATTGCTTAGctcattccttaaatcctaagtaagtacatttattttttattttctttagttcccctttctagtaaaacacaccttttatttatatttgttttttaatctttaactctagGTATTACTCCATTGAATGGCTTTCGGAAAATCCAAAACGCGTTGCTCCACATCGAGATTatgaaatttctatggaaaTGTGCAAGTGTTTAGATCGATACTTTGAAGATGGGAATGAATTAAGTGTGGTGAAGTTTGAGTTTGCAGCATTTTCAGGAGGGAGGTTTCCTTCACCAGCTGCCTTGACAGATAGGTGGATCTTACAACCTTTGGATTGGTGGCAATACCATGGTACCgcatttccaactcttcaaacccttgcccttaagcttcttggacaaccttgctcatcctcatgtgctgagaggaattggagcacatacaaattcattcattccttaaaaagaaacaaaatggctcCTGCACGTGCTGATgatttggtatatgtgcattCTAATCTTCGACTCTTGTCAAGGCGCAATGCGGAGTACATACATACCGCAACAAAGATGTGGGACATTGGAGGAGACTCTTGGAATGAGAGCGACATACATGGAGGAGCTGGAATTCTTGAGAGTGCAACCCTTACTCTTGATGAGCCAGAGTTGGAGGCCATAGTTATTGGGAATGTTAGCACTAGTGCTACtactagtgaaagtgaagttcgaagtgaatctattgatcttgatgatgaagatgttgggatttgattgtcttgttgattgtcttttatttagttttagtttcaaacttatgagttgtattctaatttctgaACATCTTggaatgttttagtttcaatcttgtgggttgtatttaatttatgaacatcatgttttagttattatctactgttgttcttaaatttggtatatgtttatataatgtgaaaaagtatgcttagtaatatattaaaaatataaataaatatatttttaataattttttaatcgccgagtcccgccgcacccgcacccacctttttcaaaaattgccgagtcccgcacccgcacccgcacccgcacccgcacccgcacccgcacccgtgcttcataggtaaTAACGATATCAAACTTACAGTCCTGAAAGTAAATGTGGTGGATGAGGTAAATGTAAATAATCCGAGGAAGACTATCTCCTTGGCTGAGTGCAGCGAGGATCAGGTGGTACGTCATGTtaactagaatgatattttagaagGTTTTggggatgaagatatgtttaaAAGGGGTACAAAGAGCAAGAGGGGTAAAgaaaatatcttagagaaagctgctactatcgcattgaatgctctgtacctaagtctctggTCACATTTATGTGATACCTAaacagtgattttcagccttacagctattacctaGGGACTTCTAAAAGAGgcggatgagacaagtatcaaggGGAGCAGTCTGAATCTAGAGGGAGGGAGGAGGaactataagagagagagagaggtcctGTAAAAGAAGGGAGAGGATATTTGTAAAGGATCTGGAAAGtaataagaaatataaacaCTTGGTTCTCGGCTTGAGTCTGAGGATAAACTTCATTTTATAAAGTTGTTCATTTATATTGTTTTGGGATCTTGGGCTGTTGCCATTACCGTTTAAGCTTATTAGAATCAAGATTTCtagcccacactctataaattcattataTCGGGTTTTTTGGGCCTACGCCCTCCTTTTTGTTGGGCCGGGGCTCAAATTGCGACCTTAcaatagttattgatttttaattttttagaaattttgcaagcatggtgaatataagaagaagataaaatccaatggtggatttgtcgaAATTCACTTCCGATAAAAAGaaattgagtaagattgtagtttaatgctacaactaattttgtgctaaactttgtacaaaaaaaatattatatatataagatatacATCAAATATACCCCCTAAAGATAATGTACAACCTCCCCTAACCTCTctacttcttttgttttaatagtattcaattttgaaaagaattCTAGCACACGGCAAATTGGTGCTCTCCCAGAAAGAAGATAAGGCTTTCCTGATTGgttcataatatttttggtaggtcaatttttttttactactttctctttattttttgcttttttaattCGTAAAGTAGTTTTTGCTGATCCGTGATTTTGCTAAAACGCCATTCTAGGTTCAAACATCAATTTAAGGgggttttctttgtttggattcCTACTTTTACATGTCTAAAGTATAGATAATAGAGTTAGATATGTAAAATTACTGATTTAAAAActcttaaattttagataaatttgaaaaaatagttTCTTCTACCCACATTTCATATCTCCAATTAGTTTTCACTGTTTCAACAATTTAAAACTACACCAATATATATCTctctacttcttttcttttaatactattcaattttgaaaagaattctaaaattctaaaaattggcGCTCTCCTAGAAAAGAAATTGCAAGATTtcattgaaattgtttttttggaaatttccTAAAAAGCTAATTATAAGTTCTTCTCTCCATCGGAACAACGGACCATTATGCTCACTACTAAACTTGTTGAAGAGATAATATAAccaatgtatatatttttaatcagAGGTTAAATTGATCATCAGAAGAAGAATTAGacaaaaaattagaatacatTATGGGAAAATAAGACTTCCACCAAAGAGAAGAAAACGAGAAGCTTTCATAAAAATTCTCGtagaattaaaaatgaagtttttcaTCCACGGTTGGtttataatgatttttcttaggtcaattttcttttttgttactttctctttattttttgcttttttaattCGTATATTAGTTTTAACTGAAACAACATTCCAGGTCAAGAGTGGTTGTTATGAGTCAAGAAAgggttcattaaaaaaaaaatttaagaaaaataaatattttttgtaaaatatagtgttatttgtaaaataagtaatgtgataaaagtattttaataagtgagtatgtaaaatagaaaaaaaaaacatgttttatgTGCTAAAAATATACAGAAATTTTTGTGCTCTTATCCCATATTAGCTGTATTTTaataagggtatgtttggtaagaAATTTTTAGTAacgttatttaaattttgtaaaaatatatgagtgaaaaaatatgtaaaaaaacaTTGTGGTGTTTGAACACTATTACCAACaatgcgttaggggctgtttgaCAAGCAAGTTATAAtacattttcacacattttaagTATTACATACTTTTCAAAAGAGAGGTActacgtccataacattttcacaacaaatcataagtagttagttgttattggttcaaatttagacttaacattaaaattacttttttacccaacaataacaacctaccacttataatttgttgtaaaaatattataaacatatcATTCCCCTATATTAAAAACACCTAAACAACGTAACTTAAATTACTCTTCCAACGCTActctaattttatttgaaaggaTTTCGATTCTGATTTCTGAGAAGCGATCCGTGCCCGCGAATATATTCAAAGGTGGTGACTATAATAATGTGGTAGATCAGGCTCATCATTAGTATTGTACTCTCCCATGTTATCAACCACAAgatccatctccatctccatcgcCATCATCATCTTTTATCTTTGACATCAAAATGGTTGGCAGTGAGATCCATCACAAGTGACATTGCTCACCCGCATAAAATCccattttctatttaaaaacagaaaaacccaaTTCCAGACAGAAAGTTCTCCAAAGTTCAATTGCTTTCCAgaatctagagagagagagagagagagagagagagagagaggtttgggGTTTGGCAGTAGGCAATTGGGCAGGGGCACTGGCACCGAATGGAGTCGGCAGAGATATCAGAGCTAAAGCAATTTGTAAGCGAATGCAAGTCTAACCCCTCACTTATCCACAACCCCTCTCTCGCTTTCTTCAAGTCCTATCTCCAAAGGTGCTTTTACTTTTACCATATGCGCCTATATATACctcttatattaattaattgattttaattctttgtttcaTTGAGTCACGTTGGACTTTCTTTTTTGCTTGAAGCTTGGGAGCTCGAATTCCACCAGAACCAAAAACGGTGAGTCCTTTTAAATATCAAACTACTACTGTTATTTGAGTAGCTTCAATTCAATTAGCCTTGCCAATTTACAAtctataggatttttttttttttttgaatttaaatacatttttttagtaCAAACTACTAGTATCTGTTGCTTAGATCAAAACAAGACAAAAGGGATACTGCCTAAAAcagttatttatttgtatagagACCTCAAAATCAATTACTTAAAAGTGTACATGATTAGTCTGCTCAACACCATCTACGAAGCATGGACACTTCATTTAGGGTAAGGTGCCGTACTCCGGTAGTGTTGTGTCTGTGTTGTACCGgccattttcttttataatttttcagaaattgctCATGTTGCTGTATTGCTTCCTAGCTGAACACCTTCAATGGTCCTATTATTCCTTGCCAATAATCCATCAAACCATTGAAAGCATCATGTTTGTAATTTATATTCAATGGTCCTATTAACCTAGGATGCACGGTTCATTTGGGGTGCCGTACTCATGTCATATCTGTGTCATTATAGTGTCCTATTTGTCGgatcatgttataatttttcaaaaatttctcaTGTTGCTGTATTGTACTTGTACCCTTGTCCGTGTCTGTGCATCCTAGCGCTTAACCTTTCATTTCTCCCATCAGTTTCTTTGTAGTTCATTTTGCTAGATATTTGTGATAATGCATGCTCTGATTATTAGAAGAGTAATATGCAGGAAAAAGGTGGTGACAAAATGTCAGGCACTGGGGAGCATTTTGATGCCAAAAATCCTCATACAGCtactgaagatgatgatgaactTGTTGAGTCTGATATTGAGTTGGATGTTACTGATGTTGTGGAGCCTGATAATGATCCTCCACAAAAGGTGGGTGGTATAAAAAATTGGTTGAGGATGCTTAGGCCTGATATTTTTGCCTGTTTTTATTATGAATTACTCTTCAGACTATTAGATTTGTGTATTATTTAATGTCAGATGGGAAACCCTTCCATTGAAGTTACAGAAGAGAATCGGGAAGCTGCgcaaattgaaaaatcaaaagctaTGGATGCTTTCTCTGAAGGCATGGCATCCTTTGTTATTATTAACATTTTCATTTGAACATTTCTTTGGTTATGTTTTTTGGCAGCTTTTCTGTCTGTTAATTAGATCCTGTATTTCAGGTAAAACGGATGAAGCCATAGATCATCTAACTGAAGCCATCATGCTCAACCCAACTTCAGCAATATTATATGCAAGTCGAGGTAATCATTTTCAAATGAAAGTTTCTTAATTTATTGTGTCAACCTTCTTTGGCCTTTATTGTTTGGCCTTACCCCATCACTGCTTTATTCTCATGGAAGCCTAATTTTCACATTTTCAGCAAGTGTCTTTGTcaaattgaacaaaccaaatgcTGCAATCCGTGATGCTGATGCAGCTTTACAGGTTGGTTAATGGCCCTCAAAATCCAAACATGAGGTTTCtcattaaattataaatgaactaatcaTGCATCTTACTTTATACTTTATAATGTCTGACACTAATCTGATTCCCAGAACTCTATTTATGTGTTCTTTAGACCTAAAGATCTATATTTGTTTGTCTAGATCAACCCTGACTCAGCAAAAGGATATAAAATACGAGGAATGGCAAGGGCCATTTTGGGCCGGTGGGAAGAATCAGCAAGTGATCTGCGTGTAGCATCAACATTGGACTATGATGAGGAGATTGGTTTGGTGCTTAAAAAGGTAAAGCATCTTCTTTTGATATGAAAAGTTGCCACAGGAATTGTTGCTTGACAGTTTGGTCATTGGTAGGTTGAACCCAATGCCCGCAAAATTGAAGAGCATCACAGGAAATATGAACGGTTGCGGAAAGAAAGGGAGCTTAAAAAAGCTGAACGTGAAAGGAAAAGGCGGCAAGCTGAAGCAGTAAGTAGAGTTAaacatcattttatttgtttcatttccGTTTCCTTTTCTGTGTACCATAATATTACATCAAATAACACTTGGTATATCTGATAATGTTAGCTAGATGCTTTCATCTTTAGCAGAGTCAGTGTGGGTTGTTGTCAAGTTCTAAGTCATTTATAAAAATCCTCTCATTTATTAGGTAGAAAGTGGACCTGGCTAACTTTATGGTAAAGTCCATTGCAACATTTGTATCAATTAAATGTCATATTTATGTATGAATTGTAAACTAGGCCTCGAATCATAGCTTTGCTATTagaatttgtttttccttttttgcctTTCGGAGTTGCTGAGGGATTTTGGAGATGTTCAGGGTTGGGAATTGTTATACTTAAGGGTCAGAAATCTCAAGTAATTGAATGATCACTccctgtttcttttttttttctttttttttttccttttttatgatCACTCCCtgttttttttggattattatGGTCACACCCTGTTTATCCCCATGCTGTTTCATTGTATCGCCCATATCGGAGATTGTTAACCTTGATTCTGATTCTTATAGCTCTTTTGAATTTTGTGCAGGATCGAGATGCATTGTCTGCTTTAAAGGACGGTATGGCTGCTGATTCCCTTTTCCATTTATAATGTCTTCAAATGCCAGATTAACTGTTTGCTTTTTTAAGAAGGTCTATTGATTGTCAGAAGAAGGCCCTGTCAATAAGAACCATATCCCTAGAATCTCATCCTATAGGTTGGGTTACAATTTGTAACTCAtactatatatgtatataagtATTTTGATTCAGAGCTTTATCAATAGAACAAAATTAGAGTAGAGTATCAAAAAATCTGCAGACCTTGTTATGGGTTATGCACAGTTTGGTAATTATATTATCATTAAGTAGTAATTTCTGTTAGTCTTGAAAATTAACAAG is a genomic window containing:
- the LOC142631628 gene encoding TPR repeat-containing thioredoxin TDX; the encoded protein is MESAEISELKQFVSECKSNPSLIHNPSLAFFKSYLQSLGARIPPEPKTEKGGDKMSGTGEHFDAKNPHTATEDDDELVESDIELDVTDVVEPDNDPPQKMGNPSIEVTEENREAAQIEKSKAMDAFSEGKTDEAIDHLTEAIMLNPTSAILYASRASVFVKLNKPNAAIRDADAALQINPDSAKGYKIRGMARAILGRWEESASDLRVASTLDYDEEIGLVLKKVEPNARKIEEHHRKYERLRKERELKKAERERKRRQAEADRDALSALKDGEVISIHSVSELEPKLNAASKTARLAILYFTATWCGPCRMISPLYTSLAGKYPKVVFLKVDIDEAKDVAARWNISSVPTFFFLKNGKEVDKVVGADKSALERKIAQHAG